In the genome of Desulfovibrio desulfuricans, one region contains:
- a CDS encoding Fur family transcriptional regulator yields MAQTQTRMTRQRAVILEELRKLKSHPTADELYSIVRERLPRISLGTVYRNLDFLADSGEIRRLEAAGSTKRFDGDISHHQHVRCVYCGRIGDVEDVKQAPPVEGMHAMGFARILSSRVEYDGVCEICANSLEITQ; encoded by the coding sequence ATGGCCCAAACACAAACACGAATGACCCGGCAGCGTGCAGTTATTCTGGAAGAACTGCGCAAGCTCAAGAGCCATCCGACGGCGGACGAACTGTACAGCATCGTACGGGAGCGCCTGCCCCGGATCAGCTTGGGAACCGTATATCGCAATCTGGATTTTCTGGCGGACAGCGGCGAGATTCGCCGTCTTGAGGCAGCGGGTTCGACCAAACGGTTTGACGGCGATATCTCGCACCATCAGCATGTGCGCTGCGTATACTGCGGGCGCATTGGCGATGTGGAAGACGTAAAGCAGGCTCCCCCTGTCGAGGGCATGCACGCCATGGGCTTTGCGCGCATACTCAGCTCGCGGGTGGAGTACGACGGGGTTTGCGAAATCTGCGCCAACTCGCTGGAAATAACCCAGTAG
- a CDS encoding cupin domain-containing protein codes for MKKMLFAAGLCSLMFAATAFAGEPQLYTKETLKTWNRDNVAGGQGTLYGQFGFTRNDASKDMVIKEIGWMTLQPGASIGMHKHENNEDAYIIVSGEGVFTDSAGKETPVKGGDITIARPGDTHALKNSGKEPLVFLDVIGQR; via the coding sequence ATGAAAAAGATGCTTTTTGCCGCAGGGCTGTGCTCGCTGATGTTTGCCGCAACCGCCTTTGCGGGTGAACCCCAGCTCTACACCAAGGAAACGCTCAAAACCTGGAACCGCGACAATGTGGCCGGGGGCCAGGGCACGCTGTACGGCCAGTTTGGCTTTACCCGCAACGACGCTTCCAAGGATATGGTTATCAAGGAAATCGGCTGGATGACCCTGCAGCCCGGCGCTTCCATCGGCATGCACAAGCATGAAAACAACGAGGACGCCTATATCATCGTTTCCGGCGAGGGCGTGTTTACCGACAGCGCGGGCAAGGAAACCCCGGTAAAAGGCGGCGACATCACCATCGCCCGCCCCGGCGACACCCACGCCCTGAAAAACAGCGGCAAGGAACCGCTGGTATTTCTTGATGTGATCGGTCAGCGCTAA
- a CDS encoding alkaline phosphatase family protein → MARVVFVLLDGLAAATARRCMSYMQSIEGAGKARYTELTGELPPLSRPIYVTLLSGLRPAQSGITHNDDSRPCPAPTIFSRAHDAGLTTAAAAYHWMSELCNAAPFEPGRDRHTDNPALPIAHGLFYRTDAYPDDELFHDAVSLRRRHDPHLLLVHSMGIDNAGHLYGANSREYRDAARRADGLLARWLPEWLTAGYAVLVTSDHGMDDDGSHNDVSEAARRVPLWLAGDGWNNTPLPQDQTCIAELVCTALGLA, encoded by the coding sequence ATGGCGCGCGTGGTCTTTGTGCTGCTCGACGGTCTGGCCGCCGCCACCGCCAGGCGCTGCATGAGCTACATGCAGTCGATCGAGGGGGCGGGCAAAGCCCGCTATACAGAGCTGACAGGCGAGCTGCCGCCCCTCTCGCGCCCCATTTACGTTACGCTGCTCAGCGGCCTGCGCCCCGCGCAGAGCGGCATTACCCACAATGACGACAGCCGCCCCTGCCCCGCGCCCACCATTTTCAGCCGGGCGCACGACGCGGGGCTTACCACGGCCGCCGCAGCCTACCACTGGATGAGCGAGCTGTGCAACGCGGCCCCCTTTGAACCGGGCCGCGACCGCCATACCGACAACCCCGCCCTGCCCATCGCCCACGGCCTGTTTTACCGTACCGACGCCTACCCGGACGACGAGCTGTTTCACGATGCCGTCAGCCTGCGACGGCGGCATGACCCGCACCTGCTGCTGGTGCACAGCATGGGCATAGACAATGCCGGGCATCTTTACGGCGCGAACAGCCGCGAATACCGCGACGCCGCCCGCAGGGCCGACGGCCTGCTGGCCCGCTGGCTGCCCGAATGGCTGACGGCAGGCTATGCGGTGCTGGTGACAAGCGACCACGGCATGGATGACGACGGCAGCCACAACGATGTCAGCGAGGCCGCCCGGCGCGTGCCCCTATGGCTGGCTGGCGACGGCTGGAACAATACCCCCCTGCCGCAGGACCAGACGTGCATCGCGGAACTTGTGTGCACAGCTCTGGGCCTTGCGTAA
- a CDS encoding glycosyltransferase: MAPVIVAKDLYKCYAGFSPVLRGVNIEVLPGEMVAIMGPSGCGKSTMLHVLGMLHAPDAGSLEILGKDVLTLDREQTASFRRGTMGFVMQSSNLFDHSTVFENVEFPLIFEKVPPEERWERVIRALELVRLSARVHYRSNRLSGGEQQRVAIARAMVNNPRILLADEPTGALDAKTSRLIMDNFRSLCHTGGVSMVMVTHDPKMAEFCDSIYTLEDGILHCRKRDVPEMPTTVSHNLLQGVVPVVRGAMVAECFPEASGQCLMDEAHRMHAAGLLTRIYAIRDNGLLGNPDGYALPLAVRRIGTLRVLTACLVMLRLMRGASSQLWALWRKLPGRGRWGSRWWDHLRAFCAGAMLARWGQEENIEFLYAAGAHGPATASWVASRILHVPYAFGVRAQDIAEPGLNWAAKGADAVFVRCDTEATRDAMLQLLPELKDKLMVLRDPLTLTPPDEPEEQMPAPKGDGQDGVEDAADLNLLAVGTIARRKGYDLLLRACRLLADRKVNFSLTIVGQGPEKLRLRWLAWRLGLRGRVQFTGQVPHENMADMYNRADVFVAPGRKTAGGEADGVPSALVEALAFGLAVVASDLPGHAEAVKDGGNGRIVPQDNVGALADVLESLASRPDERKRLGDAARKSVFALADADRTEARLSELIKKACGKA; this comes from the coding sequence ATGGCACCCGTTATAGTCGCCAAGGATTTATACAAATGCTACGCCGGTTTTTCGCCGGTGTTGCGCGGCGTAAACATTGAGGTTCTTCCCGGCGAGATGGTGGCCATCATGGGGCCTTCGGGCTGCGGCAAGTCCACCATGCTGCACGTGCTGGGGATGCTGCACGCGCCCGATGCCGGGTCGCTCGAAATTCTCGGCAAGGACGTGCTGACGCTCGACCGCGAGCAGACGGCCAGCTTCCGCCGCGGCACCATGGGCTTTGTCATGCAGTCAAGCAACCTTTTTGACCACTCCACAGTGTTTGAAAATGTTGAATTTCCACTGATATTCGAAAAGGTTCCACCAGAAGAACGCTGGGAGCGGGTCATCCGCGCCCTTGAACTGGTGCGGCTTTCGGCGCGCGTGCATTACCGCAGCAACCGTCTGTCGGGCGGCGAGCAGCAGCGTGTGGCCATTGCCCGCGCCATGGTCAACAACCCGCGCATCCTGCTGGCTGACGAACCCACGGGCGCGCTGGACGCCAAGACCAGCCGTCTGATCATGGACAACTTTCGCTCGCTCTGCCACACCGGCGGCGTGTCGATGGTTATGGTCACGCACGACCCCAAGATGGCCGAATTCTGCGACAGCATCTACACGCTTGAAGACGGCATTTTGCACTGCCGCAAGCGCGACGTGCCGGAGATGCCCACCACCGTTTCGCACAACCTGCTTCAGGGCGTTGTACCCGTGGTGCGCGGCGCAATGGTTGCCGAGTGCTTTCCCGAAGCTTCGGGCCAATGCCTTATGGACGAGGCGCACCGCATGCACGCGGCAGGCCTGCTTACCCGCATTTACGCCATCCGCGACAACGGCCTGCTGGGCAACCCCGATGGATACGCCCTGCCTTTGGCCGTGCGCCGCATCGGCACGCTGCGCGTACTGACCGCCTGTCTTGTCATGCTGCGTCTCATGCGCGGGGCCTCGTCCCAGCTGTGGGCGCTTTGGCGCAAACTGCCGGGCCGTGGGCGCTGGGGCAGCCGCTGGTGGGATCATTTGCGCGCCTTTTGCGCCGGGGCCATGCTTGCGCGCTGGGGGCAGGAAGAAAACATCGAATTTTTGTACGCCGCAGGGGCTCATGGCCCCGCCACGGCCAGCTGGGTAGCCTCGCGCATTCTGCATGTGCCGTACGCCTTTGGCGTGCGCGCGCAGGACATTGCCGAGCCTGGCCTTAACTGGGCCGCCAAGGGCGCGGACGCCGTGTTTGTGCGCTGCGACACAGAGGCCACGCGCGATGCCATGCTGCAGCTGTTGCCCGAGCTGAAAGACAAACTCATGGTGCTGCGCGACCCGCTTACGCTTACGCCGCCCGACGAGCCGGAGGAGCAGATGCCCGCCCCCAAAGGCGACGGCCAGGATGGGGTGGAAGACGCAGCGGATCTCAACCTGCTGGCCGTGGGCACCATTGCGCGGCGCAAGGGCTATGACCTGCTGCTCAGGGCCTGCCGTCTGCTGGCGGACAGAAAAGTGAATTTTTCGTTGACCATCGTGGGACAGGGACCGGAAAAACTGCGCCTGCGCTGGCTTGCCTGGCGGCTTGGCCTGCGTGGACGCGTGCAGTTTACCGGGCAGGTTCCTCACGAAAATATGGCGGACATGTACAACCGGGCTGATGTCTTTGTGGCTCCTGGCCGCAAAACCGCAGGCGGCGAAGCCGACGGCGTGCCTTCTGCTCTGGTGGAAGCGCTTGCCTTTGGTCTGGCTGTGGTCGCCAGCGATCTGCCCGGCCATGCCGAGGCCGTGAAAGACGGCGGCAATGGGCGTATTGTGCCACAGGATAACGTGGGAGCCCTGGCTGATGTTCTGGAATCCCTTGCCTCCCGCCCCGATGAACGCAAACGCCTGGGCGACGCGGCGCGCAAGTCCGTGTTTGCGCTTGCCGATGCCGACCGTACCGAGGCCCGGCTGAGCGAACTGATCAAAAAGGCCTGCGGTAAAGCCTGA
- a CDS encoding ABC transporter permease, which produces MIAMSDLIRVSLRQVVRQRGFGVMLSIALGITAFIVLAVLGREIRYKVGQDMVLMGGVNVIQVYMDDSQYPGQPDREFYPETIDALSQLRGVSLVSRNLRDNKVFTIRGTGERTLAVDFIGIDQYFAEVYSIDMVAGRGIEPADVDAHRRVCLLGRDAARNLFGGSEESIGKLLFLEQDVFEVVGVVSGVMLGSWSQGGFLPYTTMADRNWGRGKVRRLFIRAIGWEDVPPLVKVIPQVVREHQSAPYIVVQTQEDQLTRIKTTFMWVEVLLWLGIAASLMLGGFGIWYGTFAAVRARTREVGLKKAMGGSDVDILAQFLAEALCKSVAGGMLGILIGCTLVEIGSLSLGTGVSYPLLFASSIGSIVFSAVIGIAGGLYPAVQASRMDVVTALRFE; this is translated from the coding sequence ATGATCGCAATGTCAGACCTTATTCGCGTCAGCCTCAGGCAGGTTGTGCGCCAGCGCGGCTTCGGGGTGATGCTTTCCATCGCCCTGGGCATCACGGCGTTTATCGTCCTGGCGGTGCTTGGCCGCGAGATCCGCTACAAGGTGGGGCAGGACATGGTGCTTATGGGCGGCGTAAACGTCATCCAGGTATACATGGACGATTCGCAGTACCCGGGCCAGCCTGACCGCGAGTTTTACCCCGAAACCATCGACGCCCTCTCGCAGTTGCGCGGTGTAAGCCTTGTGAGCCGAAACCTGCGCGACAACAAGGTGTTTACCATTCGCGGCACGGGCGAACGTACCCTTGCCGTGGATTTTATCGGCATCGACCAGTATTTTGCCGAGGTGTACTCCATTGACATGGTGGCCGGGCGCGGCATCGAGCCGGCCGACGTGGACGCTCACAGGCGCGTGTGCCTGCTGGGCAGGGACGCAGCCCGAAACCTGTTTGGCGGTTCTGAAGAATCCATAGGCAAGCTGCTGTTTCTGGAGCAGGACGTCTTTGAGGTTGTGGGCGTTGTCAGCGGCGTAATGCTTGGCAGCTGGAGCCAGGGCGGATTTTTGCCTTACACCACCATGGCCGACCGCAACTGGGGCCGAGGCAAGGTGCGGCGGCTGTTTATACGCGCCATTGGCTGGGAAGACGTGCCCCCGCTTGTAAAAGTAATACCGCAGGTGGTGCGCGAGCATCAGTCGGCGCCTTATATTGTCGTGCAAACCCAGGAAGACCAGCTTACACGCATCAAGACAACCTTTATGTGGGTTGAGGTATTGCTGTGGCTTGGTATTGCCGCATCGCTCATGCTGGGCGGGTTTGGCATCTGGTACGGCACGTTTGCGGCGGTCAGGGCCAGAACGCGCGAAGTGGGCCTTAAAAAAGCCATGGGCGGCTCGGATGTGGACATCCTGGCGCAGTTTTTGGCCGAGGCCCTTTGCAAATCAGTTGCTGGCGGCATGCTGGGCATATTGATTGGCTGCACCCTGGTCGAGATAGGCTCCCTTTCGTTGGGGACGGGCGTATCGTACCCGCTGCTGTTTGCCAGCAGCATCGGCAGTATTGTTTTTTCCGCCGTTATCGGCATTGCAGGCGGTCTGTACCCTGCCGTTCAGGCCAGCCGTATGGACGTGGTAACCGCCCTGCGATTTGAATAG
- a CDS encoding glycosyltransferase, translating to MTNPLRVLFLMEDLCFGGTQRQTLELARRLDRNRFTPVMLTLTGPTDLDKAARDAGIELHHMGRGRRVSPLFFAALCWRLRALHPHVIVPCTALPNIWGRIWGRLAWPGAGGNAPLVVGTCRGGGGPKRQHERWLWRLTDHMICNSEALREILQGFGVPQGRLSYIPNGVDTDFFAPAADAPSARAPEILCVARLAGDKDHLTLLRAFEYVLQRHPDARLRIVGDGPEEANLRAWVGSNPAGGNVDFIAGGLDMRGHYAHARVFALSSVREGQPNVILEAMACGLPVCATSVGGIPRLVRDGENGFLSPAGDAARLAENCCRLLADGALCDAMGQAGRARVEQDFSFTAMVDAHQGVFAAARRP from the coding sequence ATGACCAACCCCCTGCGCGTCCTCTTTTTAATGGAGGATCTTTGCTTTGGCGGCACACAGCGCCAGACTCTCGAGCTGGCACGCCGCCTGGACCGCAACCGCTTTACGCCGGTAATGCTTACTCTTACCGGCCCTACCGATCTGGACAAGGCCGCACGGGACGCGGGCATAGAGCTGCACCACATGGGGCGGGGTCGCCGTGTTTCGCCTCTGTTTTTTGCGGCGCTGTGCTGGAGGCTGCGCGCCTTGCACCCGCATGTCATTGTGCCCTGCACGGCGTTGCCCAACATCTGGGGGCGCATATGGGGCAGGCTGGCCTGGCCTGGGGCTGGCGGCAACGCGCCGCTGGTGGTGGGAACCTGCCGCGGCGGCGGCGGCCCCAAGCGGCAGCATGAGCGCTGGCTGTGGCGGCTGACAGACCACATGATTTGCAATTCTGAAGCGCTGCGCGAAATTTTGCAGGGCTTTGGCGTGCCTCAGGGGCGGCTGAGCTATATTCCCAACGGGGTGGATACAGACTTTTTCGCCCCGGCAGCTGACGCGCCTTCGGCGCGCGCGCCCGAAATTTTGTGCGTGGCGCGGCTTGCTGGCGACAAGGATCACCTGACCCTGCTGCGGGCTTTTGAATATGTACTGCAGCGCCATCCCGACGCCCGGTTGCGCATCGTGGGCGACGGGCCGGAAGAAGCCAACCTGCGCGCGTGGGTGGGCTCCAACCCCGCTGGCGGCAATGTGGATTTTATCGCAGGTGGCCTCGACATGCGCGGGCACTACGCCCATGCGCGGGTTTTTGCCCTTTCGTCAGTGCGCGAGGGGCAGCCCAATGTCATTCTTGAGGCCATGGCCTGCGGCCTGCCCGTGTGCGCCACCTCGGTGGGGGGCATCCCCCGGCTTGTGCGCGACGGCGAGAACGGTTTTCTTTCGCCAGCAGGCGACGCTGCCCGGCTGGCGGAGAACTGCTGCCGCCTGCTGGCTGACGGGGCGTTGTGCGACGCCATGGGGCAGGCGGGCCGCGCCCGCGTTGAGCAAGACTTTTCCTTCACGGCCATGGTGGATGCGCATCAGGGCGTTTTTGCCGCCGCGCGCCGCCCGTAA
- a CDS encoding glucokinase, with product MQRIFAADIGGTNARFALFSEYEGNLTLKLAVWAKSAELTTAEDMLQAMQQLLQTPFAAGDRLAVALAGPTRGLQGRLTNGGLRVDLSGAGQRYGLSGCLLVNDFAAQAFATLTSSGTAARRLRGVPPLPADACTATRAVLGAGTGLGAASLIRCGGPDGRWMAVPSEAGHAAFPFVGAEEQAYQAFLRRELGHEYPTVENVLCGEGLSLLHYYLSGQFFYPPAVGAEALACESPTLHWYARFIGRFCRQWALSTLCRGGLWIAGGIIAKNPLCVTHQGFAHELELAVGASDLVAGVPIYLVADANSGLWGAARAAVEYGCGQTNPA from the coding sequence ATGCAACGCATATTCGCAGCCGATATAGGTGGAACCAACGCAAGGTTTGCCCTGTTCAGCGAGTATGAGGGCAACCTCACGCTCAAGCTTGCGGTGTGGGCAAAGTCGGCTGAGCTGACCACTGCCGAAGACATGCTGCAAGCCATGCAGCAACTTTTGCAGACCCCTTTTGCCGCTGGCGACAGACTTGCCGTCGCCCTGGCCGGGCCAACGCGCGGGCTGCAGGGCAGGCTCACCAACGGCGGGCTGCGGGTCGACCTGAGCGGGGCCGGGCAGAGGTACGGTCTGTCTGGCTGCTTGCTGGTCAACGATTTTGCCGCGCAGGCCTTTGCCACGCTGACGTCCTCCGGCACTGCCGCCAGACGGCTGCGCGGCGTCCCCCCTCTCCCCGCAGACGCTTGCACTGCAACACGAGCCGTGCTTGGCGCGGGCACGGGCCTTGGCGCGGCTTCGCTCATCCGTTGCGGAGGCCCGGACGGCAGGTGGATGGCTGTTCCCTCCGAAGCCGGGCACGCGGCCTTTCCCTTTGTGGGGGCAGAGGAGCAGGCTTACCAGGCCTTTTTGCGCCGCGAGCTTGGGCACGAATACCCTACTGTGGAAAACGTGCTCTGCGGCGAGGGGCTCTCCCTGCTGCACTATTATCTTTCGGGCCAGTTTTTTTATCCTCCTGCGGTCGGGGCCGAGGCCCTCGCGTGCGAATCCCCCACACTTCACTGGTACGCCCGTTTTATCGGGCGCTTTTGCCGTCAGTGGGCGCTGAGCACCTTGTGCCGTGGCGGCCTGTGGATTGCCGGGGGCATCATTGCCAAAAATCCGCTGTGCGTAACGCACCAGGGTTTTGCGCATGAGCTTGAGCTGGCTGTCGGCGCCAGCGATCTGGTGGCGGGCGTCCCCATATACCTTGTCGCGGATGCAAACAGCGGGCTGTGGGGCGCGGCGCGTGCCGCAGTGGAATATGGGTGCGGGCAAACAAACCCTGCGTGA
- the rfaE1 gene encoding D-glycero-beta-D-manno-heptose-7-phosphate kinase, whose protein sequence is MNFDGVRVLVVGDVMLDHYIAGQVKRISPEAPVPVVSVAKRWSVPGGAANVARNLARLGVDVAVAGVVGQDAAAEELRAALAAEGIGDGLAASAFRRTTCKTRVLAQGQQLLRLDEEISAPLAADEAEALESRVLSLLQGRQAVILSDYAKGVLLETANGSNLCRVVIEAARSLGIAVLVDPKGSDWRRYAGAHCVTPNAGEFDVACGLEVNAKLDRSKRESLAAELRARFGIERLLVTRGPKGMALFCPGESPVYCRAAVREVADVSGAGDTAIATLAACVGKGLPWAESMHLANAAAGVAVGKMGTAPVSLAELNEALREQSDNPKLFSLPNLVEKIEEWRRKGETVVFTNGCFDLLHPGHISLIRQSAAQGDRLVVGLNSDASVRRLKGPTRPIQNENSRALLLAALSDVDAIVLFGEDTPLELITALRPDVLVKGSDYSLDAVVGADVVQQGGGRVYLARLVDGCSTTGIVRKIDDQQRGLS, encoded by the coding sequence ATGAATTTTGACGGAGTGCGCGTATTGGTTGTGGGCGATGTGATGCTTGACCATTACATTGCCGGGCAGGTCAAAAGGATTTCGCCCGAGGCTCCAGTGCCTGTCGTTTCTGTGGCAAAGCGCTGGTCTGTGCCTGGCGGCGCGGCCAACGTGGCGCGCAATCTGGCCCGGCTGGGCGTGGATGTGGCCGTGGCCGGGGTAGTGGGGCAGGATGCCGCAGCAGAAGAACTGCGGGCGGCTCTTGCAGCAGAGGGCATTGGCGACGGCCTGGCTGCTTCCGCCTTCCGGCGCACCACCTGCAAAACGCGTGTGCTGGCGCAGGGGCAGCAACTGCTGCGGCTTGACGAAGAAATAAGCGCCCCCCTGGCCGCCGACGAAGCCGAGGCGCTGGAAAGTCGGGTGCTCTCCCTCCTGCAGGGGCGTCAGGCGGTAATACTGTCTGACTACGCCAAGGGCGTACTGCTTGAAACGGCCAACGGCAGCAATTTGTGCCGTGTTGTCATTGAGGCTGCGCGCAGTTTGGGCATTGCCGTGCTGGTCGACCCCAAGGGCAGCGACTGGCGGCGTTACGCCGGTGCGCACTGCGTAACCCCCAATGCCGGTGAATTTGACGTGGCCTGCGGACTTGAGGTGAACGCAAAGCTTGACCGGTCAAAGCGCGAATCTCTCGCTGCCGAGCTGCGGGCCCGATTTGGCATCGAGCGGCTGCTTGTTACGCGCGGCCCCAAGGGCATGGCTCTTTTCTGCCCCGGCGAATCGCCGGTTTACTGCCGCGCCGCCGTGCGCGAAGTGGCCGACGTTTCCGGCGCTGGCGATACTGCCATTGCCACCCTTGCCGCCTGCGTGGGCAAGGGGTTGCCCTGGGCCGAAAGCATGCACCTTGCCAATGCTGCGGCGGGGGTGGCCGTGGGTAAAATGGGTACGGCCCCTGTGTCGCTTGCCGAACTCAATGAGGCTCTGCGCGAGCAGAGCGACAACCCAAAGCTGTTCAGCCTGCCAAACCTTGTGGAAAAAATTGAAGAATGGCGCAGAAAGGGCGAAACCGTCGTTTTTACCAACGGCTGCTTTGACCTGCTGCATCCGGGGCATATTTCGCTTATCCGGCAAAGCGCAGCCCAGGGCGACCGCCTTGTGGTGGGCCTCAACAGCGATGCCTCGGTGCGACGCCTCAAGGGCCCCACGCGCCCCATCCAGAACGAAAACAGCCGGGCGCTGCTGCTGGCGGCCCTGTCGGACGTTGACGCCATTGTGCTGTTTGGCGAAGACACCCCCCTTGAACTCATTACGGCCCTGCGCCCCGATGTGCTGGTAAAAGGCAGCGACTACAGCCTTGATGCGGTTGTGGGCGCGGATGTCGTGCAGCAGGGTGGCGGCAGGGTTTACCTTGCCCGTCTGGTCGACGGATGCAGCACCACGGGCATAGTGCGCAAAATAGACGACCAGCAGCGGGGATTGTCATAA
- a CDS encoding DMT family transporter, with amino-acid sequence MLNGYLWILLAALLWSLLGAVSKICQFAGVLPLETAFWRAAIGCAFFLAHAAVTGGLCIRLKHILIFMLFGAWGIGVFFGAMQMAIKLSGGATAVVLLYTAPVWVAVFSRCMFGERITKRKALAVGIALCGTALVCFSGGSLPGQASLTGIACGLLAGLCYATHYPFYRWWQSRYSTASIYGFMLLGGVAALGLGGPVTVNHAPSTWGWLFALGLLTCYLAYICYGLGLKRISLVRAAVTCHLEPVLGTLWVWLFWNESFSAAGWLGGALVLGAVLLLTTDKTGE; translated from the coding sequence ATGCTGAACGGCTATTTGTGGATATTGCTTGCGGCCCTGCTGTGGTCGCTGCTGGGAGCTGTTTCAAAAATTTGCCAGTTTGCTGGCGTGTTGCCGCTCGAAACCGCATTCTGGCGGGCGGCCATCGGCTGCGCCTTTTTTCTGGCGCACGCCGCCGTAACCGGCGGGCTGTGCATCAGGCTGAAGCATATCCTGATTTTTATGCTGTTTGGCGCGTGGGGCATCGGGGTCTTTTTTGGGGCCATGCAGATGGCCATCAAGCTTAGCGGCGGCGCCACCGCCGTGGTTTTGCTGTACACTGCGCCAGTGTGGGTGGCTGTTTTTTCACGCTGCATGTTTGGCGAGCGCATAACAAAACGCAAGGCGCTGGCAGTGGGCATTGCCCTTTGCGGCACGGCGCTTGTGTGCTTTTCGGGCGGCAGCCTGCCGGGTCAGGCATCGCTGACGGGCATTGCCTGCGGCCTGCTCGCAGGCCTGTGCTATGCCACGCACTACCCCTTTTACCGCTGGTGGCAGAGCCGATATTCCACAGCCAGCATTTACGGCTTCATGCTGCTGGGGGGCGTGGCTGCCCTTGGCCTCGGCGGCCCCGTAACGGTCAACCACGCCCCCTCCACCTGGGGCTGGCTGTTTGCGCTGGGGCTGCTCACCTGTTATCTGGCCTACATCTGTTACGGGCTGGGGCTTAAACGCATCAGCCTGGTGCGGGCGGCCGTAACCTGCCATCTTGAGCCTGTGCTCGGCACGCTGTGGGTCTGGCTTTTCTGGAACGAAAGCTTCAGCGCAGCTGGCTGGCTTGGCGGGGCGCTGGTGCTCGGCGCGGTCTTGTTGCTGACCACGGACAAGACTGGCGAGTAA
- a CDS encoding glycosyltransferase family 2 protein: MFWIWFLLATSQCALLYILARRGESMPRRIEQEAEANRAVPEDQWPSVGLIVPVAGRDPRMEGALRSLLNQDYPRFVPVLVTAEENEPAAELVAMLKQEYPALRHVVAGTATGCGQKNHNSLQGVAALGDEVDVYAFCDSTHMADPDFLRHLAAPMARGEASFSTGYHVVEPRDNQPVTLAYALCVMLMRYLQAMSAFTQLWGGAMAMTRAAYTKYAVAQLWVENVVDDCSLSALLQVRGAKVRLCPGALLHTDAVNHSLPVWRAWMDRQVLFLKFCMPGQWKLLGLMCVMMALPMVCAALAFLGWVVNVGSGAGVLLGIFWLAAMVSALHLWRGLLAKPVPLWRWFWAFVDAVRMFTFVYWQSLKAWTIVWHGIRYEVGRGGVVLRSERS; this comes from the coding sequence ATGTTCTGGATATGGTTTTTACTGGCCACCTCCCAATGCGCTCTGTTGTATATTTTGGCCCGCAGGGGCGAGAGCATGCCCCGCCGCATTGAGCAGGAAGCCGAGGCCAACCGGGCCGTGCCCGAAGACCAGTGGCCCTCTGTGGGGCTGATAGTGCCCGTGGCGGGGCGCGACCCGCGCATGGAAGGCGCGTTGCGCAGCCTGCTGAATCAGGATTACCCCCGTTTTGTGCCCGTGCTGGTGACCGCTGAAGAAAATGAACCAGCCGCCGAGCTTGTTGCCATGCTCAAGCAGGAATATCCCGCCTTGCGGCATGTGGTGGCGGGTACCGCCACCGGCTGCGGTCAAAAAAACCATAACAGCCTCCAGGGCGTGGCCGCTCTGGGAGACGAGGTGGACGTGTACGCGTTCTGCGACAGCACCCACATGGCCGATCCCGACTTTTTGCGGCATCTGGCCGCGCCCATGGCCAGGGGCGAAGCCTCGTTCAGCACCGGCTACCATGTGGTGGAGCCGCGCGACAATCAGCCCGTAACGCTGGCCTATGCGCTGTGCGTCATGCTCATGCGGTATTTGCAGGCCATGTCGGCCTTTACCCAGCTGTGGGGCGGCGCCATGGCCATGACCCGCGCGGCCTATACTAAATATGCTGTTGCCCAGCTGTGGGTCGAAAACGTGGTGGACGACTGCTCGCTGAGCGCCCTTTTGCAGGTGCGCGGAGCAAAAGTGCGGCTTTGCCCCGGCGCGCTGCTGCATACCGATGCCGTCAACCATTCACTGCCCGTATGGCGGGCATGGATGGACAGGCAGGTGCTTTTTCTCAAGTTTTGCATGCCGGGCCAATGGAAGCTGCTGGGCCTCATGTGCGTGATGATGGCTCTGCCCATGGTTTGCGCTGCGCTGGCTTTTTTGGGCTGGGTTGTCAATGTGGGCAGCGGCGCGGGCGTGCTGCTGGGGATATTCTGGCTGGCGGCTATGGTCAGCGCCCTGCATTTGTGGCGCGGCCTGCTCGCCAAGCCTGTGCCCCTGTGGCGCTGGTTCTGGGCATTTGTTGATGCCGTGCGCATGTTTACCTTTGTGTACTGGCAAAGCCTCAAGGCCTGGACCATCGTATGGCACGGCATACGCTATGAGGTTGGCCGGGGTGGCGTCGTGCTGCGCTCCGAGCGCAGCTAG